A genome region from Schistocerca nitens isolate TAMUIC-IGC-003100 chromosome 4, iqSchNite1.1, whole genome shotgun sequence includes the following:
- the LOC126252282 gene encoding uncharacterized protein LOC126252282, producing the protein MGNHCVAAIELHEEESGICSVIYYRTHFGHDQNIAFLHLSGSDREAIAGKIAEGVTFQRILDDVRDSVHSSGVERLHLLTRHDLHNIKRDFAIGDDQQHNIDEVSVGMWLEKMKDCVLLYKKEGEAREDFDRTDSVIVLMTDYQKQLLQRFGQNIVCVDSTHCTNVYKLLVTTLLVVDDFGSGMPVAFCVSNRETTSIMTHFFSAVKERAGIIKTSVFMSDDTNTFRSAWSRVMGPAENNLLCAWHIDRSWRNNLKKVHGNEEKKALVYKALRTLLEEADIDNFNELLESFVEQLQADEGTRDFGVYFSSNYLFRPQQWAYCHRRNLGINTNMYLEAMHRVLKYCYLEGKTNNRLDRLLVVLMKLVRDKLCARMVKLCKGGHSYRLNLIEARHKASCSIKENDITVNTDGTKFHVKSQTHCGVTHTVILNNIECKLECKLKCSKCNICIHAFSCSCADSLIHLNICKHIHAVSMTYALHSSATFTPSEATVTEEASAILCSLQTNTDDHENTSLAQELVSTYQILINRVSSGKVSTEILKSLQKDAAHSLSLFQSDCREASRPPSNEKVKVQRRHGKCNKQPKGSLKKPTLAEKENIVSALRQPESEILNVHVDSDHNYCRY; encoded by the exons ATGGGAAACCATTGCGTTGCTGCCATAGAGCTTCACGAAGAAGAAAGTGGAATCTGTAGTGTCATTTACTACAGAACACATTTCGGCCACGACCAGAACATTGCTTTTCTGCATCTCAGTGGTTCTGATAGAGAAGCCATCGCTG GCAAAATTGCTGAGGGGGTCACTTTCCAGAGAATTCTGGATGATGTGCGGGACTCAGTTCATTCCAGCGGAGTGGAGAGGCTGCATCTCCTGACTCGACATGACCTTCACAACATTAAGAGAGACTTCGCCATTGGTGATGATCAACAGCATAACATTGATGAAGTCAGTGTTGGTATGTGGTTGGAGAAAATGAAAGACTGTGTTCTCCTCTATAAGAAAGAAGGCGAGGCCAGGGAAGATTTTGATAGGACTGACTCGGTGATAGTGTTAATGACTGACTACCAGAAGCAGTTATTACAGAGATTTGGACAAAATATTGTATGTGTGGACTCCACACAttgtacaaatgtttacaaactgtTGGTGACCACATTGTTAGTGGTAGACGATTTTGGTTCAGGTATGCCTGTAGCATTCTGTGTTTCAAATCGGGAGACTACTTCCATAATGACTCATTTCTTTAGTGCTGTGAAAGAGAGAGCTGGCATCATAAAAACGTCTGTATTCATGTCCGACGACACTAATACTTTCCGTAGTGCATGGTCACGAGTCATGGGACCTGCAGAAAATAATCTACTGTGTGCTTGGCACATAGACCGCAGCTGGCGGAATAATTTGAAGAAAGTCCATGGCAATGAAGAAAAGAAAGCACTTGTGTACAAAGCTCTTCGTACATTGCTTGAAGAAGCGGACATAGACAATTTTAATGAGCTGCTGGAATCGTTCGTCGAGCAGCTTCAAGCAGATGAAGGTACAAGAGACTTTGGTGTATATTTCTCGTCAAATTACTTATTCCGGCCTCAGCAGTGGGCATACTGTCACCGTCGCAATCTGGGTATAAATACAAATATGTACCTTGAAGCAATGCATAgagttttaaaatattgttatttagAGGGAAAAACAAACAATAGACTTGACAGACTACTTGTTGTGTTGATGAAATTGGTTCGTGACAAACTGTGTGCTCGAATGGTTAAATTGTGTAAGGGTGGCCATTCATATAGACTAAATCTTATTGAGGCTCGTCATAAAGCTTCATGTAGTATTAAGGAGAATGACATTACAGTCAATACTGATGGTACAAAGTTTCATGTGAAATCCCAAACACATTGTGGTGTGACACATACTGTGATTTTAAATAACATTGAATGTAAATTGGAGTGCAAGTTGAAGTGCTccaaatgtaatatatgtatacatgCTTTCAGTTGTTCTTGTGCGGACAGTTTAATTCATTTGAACATATGCAAGCACATTCATGCAGTGTCAATGACGTATGCATTACATTCAAGTGCCACATTTACACCAAGTGAAGCAACGGTGACAGAAGAGGCTTCTGCCATTTTGTGTTCACTGCAAACAAATACTGATGATCACGAGAACACATCTCTGGCCCAAGAACTAGTGTCCACATATCAAATTTTGATTAACCGTGTCAGTTCAGGTAAAGTGTCCACAGAAATCCTGAAGTCACTACAGAAGGATGCAGCTCATTCGCTGTCACTTTTTCAATCAGACTGCAGGGAAGCTTCACGACCCCCCAGCAACGAGAAGGTAAAAGTGCAACGAAGACATGGTAAATGTAACAAACAGCCAAAGGGCAGTTTGAAGAAACCAACTCttgctgaaaaagaaaatattgtttcagcACTGAGGCAGCCTGAaagtgaaatattaaatgttcacgTAGATTCTGACCATAATTACTGTCGGTACTAA